From a region of the Tachysurus fulvidraco isolate hzauxx_2018 chromosome 5, HZAU_PFXX_2.0, whole genome shotgun sequence genome:
- the LOC125141303 gene encoding uncharacterized protein LOC125141303, which yields MNTRQLSGQEDTDHISTGTGLPQNKTEKEVCAEPVPLSFDDLLKRKDVKVLAPRLHKAFLSEQKASETYPVVYSTQQRQYEPFGSPGFHSLDPPTQIRKRSLRSAIILYTEAMQAKYLIRNMRERHASEGLDSYRPYSQAELKVKKTGGNCVNMRVLTADGKVIKSPHLARLPLHYHDETSSLRASTPTKKNLLIPKQHVLTPCVGHVINGMNPIESGMNTNETCEAGKITPACCKAPPASPRGCAHTSTPQPRRGQEIKWLSCQSLWLLT from the exons ATGAACACTCGGCAACTGTCAGGTCAAGAGGACACTGATCATATTAGCACTGGCACTGGCTTACCTCAGAACAA gaCTGAAAAGGAAGTCTGTGCTGAACCTGTTCCTCTTAGTTTTGATGACTTACTTAAGAGGAAAGATGTGAAAGTCCTCGCTCCTCGCCTTCATAAAGCATTCCTG TCTGAACAGAAAGCCAGTGAAACGTATCCCGTGGTGTACAGCACTCAGCAGCGTCAGTACGAGCCTTTCGGCAGCCCAGGTTTCCACTCTCTGGATCCACCAACACAGATAAGAAAGAGGAGCTTGCGTTCAGCTATCATTCTCTATACCGAGGCCATGCAGGCAAAGTATTTGATTCGTAACATGAGGGAAAGACATGCAAGTGAAGGCCTTGACAGTTACAGGCCATACTCCCAGGCTGAGCTCAAGGTGAAGAAGACTGGAGGTAATTGTGTCAACATGCGTGTGCTCACAGCTGACGGAAAGGTGATCAAATCTCCACATCTCGCCCGACTTCCTCTCCATTACCATGATGAAACCTCATCATTACGTGCATCCACACcaactaaaaaaaatttgcttATACCTAAACAGCATGTTTTAACTCCATGTGTTGGCCATGTGATTAATGGAATGAACCCCATTGAGTCTGGAATGAACACCAATGAAACCTGTGAGGCTGGAAAAATCACTCCAGCTTGCTGTAAAGCACCACCTGCTTCCCCGAGGGGATGTGCTCACACTTCAACACCACAACCTCGTCGGGGTCAAGAAATCAAATGGCTTTCCTGTCAATCTCTGTGGTTGCTGACctga